The Cellulomonas flavigena DSM 20109 DNA segment GCGCAGGATCGTGTAGATGCGCGCGATGTCACGGCGGACCGCCTTGAGGCGCCCGTGGCTCTCGAGCTGACCCGTCGCGGACTGGAAGCGGAGGTTGAACAGCTCCTCCTTGGCCTTCTTCAGCTCGGCGACCAGCTTCTCGTCGTCGAAGGAGTCCAGCTCGCTGGGAGCCAGGTCCTTGGTTCCGATAGCCATCAGTTACCACCCTCGCGCACGATGAAACGTGTCTTCATCGGGAGCTTGTGCTGCGCGCGGCGCATGGCCTCACGCGCGAGCGGCTCCGGGACACCGGCGAGCTCGAA contains these protein-coding regions:
- the rpmC gene encoding 50S ribosomal protein L29, yielding MAIGTKDLAPSELDSFDDEKLVAELKKAKEELFNLRFQSATGQLESHGRLKAVRRDIARIYTILRERELGIRTAPSAE